cggcagggccgggccgggccgggcgggacGGGGGCGGAGGGCGGGCGCCCCGCGGCTCCTCATATAGCAGTGCCCGCGGCCGCGGCGCTCAGAGCCGGCTCGGCAGCCGCCCGGGGCAGCGGAGCACACTCGCCGCGCGTTCCTTCCTGCGGAGCTCGTGGGACAGCGCCGGCAGCAGCATGACTTCGGCAGCGGTGGAAGTTTTGGGGCTGGGACTGGGCAtcctgggctgggtgggggtgATCCTGGCCTGCGGGTTGCCCATGTGGCAGGTGTCGGCCTTCATCGAGGCGAACATCGTGGTGGCGCAGACCacctgggaagggctgtggatgAAATGCGTGGTGCAGAGCACGGGGCAGATGCAGTGCAAAGTGTACGACTCCATCCTGGCGCTGACGCCCGAGGTGCAGGCGGGCCGGGCGCTCACCGTCAtcgtggcactgctggggctggtggcGCTGATGGTGACCGTGGTGGGCTCGCAGTGCACCAACTGCATCCGACCCGGCAAGATGAAGTCCCGCATCGTGATCGTCGGCGGGGCCATCTACATCCTCTGCGGGGTCCTGGTCCTCATTCCGCTCTGCTGGTTCGCCAACATCATCATCAGCGACTTCTACGACCCCACCGTGCCATCGTCCTGGAAGCGGGAGATGGGGGCCTCGCTTTACATCGGCTGGGCGGCCACGGCCCTGCTGCTCTTCGGGGGCTGCctcatctcctgctgctcctgctcccagcgCGACGAGACCTCTTTCCCCGTCAAGTACTCGGCGCCGCGGCGGCCCACGTCCAACGGCGAGTACGACAAGAAGAACTACGTCTGAGCCGGGCTGGCCCGctgcgcggccccgcggggcaCGGACACGGCTGCGGGCCGGCAGCGTCTGCGGGGAGCTCCAGCGCTCCCCTGCCTGGAGGCTTTTCCTAACGGGACCCCCGTGAAGCGGCGGCCCTAGGCAGGGCAGCGCCCCGCTGCCCTCCAGCCCGGCTCCCCGGCGGGTCCGGCCGCTCCGCTgcgggcagcgccgcgcccggcgccgccggcTCCCGGTACTGCCGGCCGAGCAAAGCCCTCCGCGGCTGCCCAGAGCGGGCGAACCAGCGTCTCCCtggcccggggctgccgggggaACCGAGGAGCCCGGGCGAGTCACGGCGGCGTTTACCGGGACGCCCCGTCCGGGCTTCGTCGCCGCCCGGCTCCTGCCGGAGGCCGCGGCCCTTCCCCGGCGTTACCGTACACTTGTGAGTACTTCACGGCCCGCTGTCGCTGCCGGTGCCTCGGGGCACCGCCTGCCTGCTGGGACCGGCTGTCGGTGCGCACCGTACCGAGGAGCAGCTCCCCGTCCTCTTCATCTCTTCCaaaggctgcagctggcagtTCCTGCTCGGACTGATAAGGGAGGGTTTGATCTATCTGGACAATTTAAATAGGGGTCCTGTCCGAAGCATGACACTAACCTTGGTCCTTAATCCCATAAGCAGTAACTGTTTGGAGAAAGTTATTTGACTTTCTTAGTTGTTTCAGTCCCTCAGTGAAGTGTATTGGTCTGTGTGTATTTGAAACCTTGAAAGAGATTTCAGGTCATTGCTGTCCTTTAGTGGAGTACAAATCAGATAACAGTAGGTTGTCTCTTGAGGTTCTTCATCTCTTCTTCAGCTTATGCTCTGTTTTTACTTGAATATGAACTCATTGCCAGAATTATTTGAGGACTAGATTAAGAAATTTAGACGATCACTGTATgtcctgctcaggcagggcctCTGCTCCTCTCATCTGCTCTACAGGAGACTGGAAACATAAAAATTGCCCCAGATACTGGTGGTGGGGGGAATGATGTCTTTTATAGCCTTTTTGCCAAGCTCTGTTTGCTGCCAGCTTTGAAATTTGTGTTCAGTTGGACGTGTGCTGGGTTGGCTCCCCACCATGGTTTTGTTAGCACGTGCTTTCCTTCATTTACCAAATCAAGCAAAAAATTGCTAGAAGAATTTTACCAAAAATATCTTGACTGAGACTTTGTGCCAGCCGATCAGTTTTGAAGTCATGACTCTCAcagccctcagctcctctgcactGCCCTGATAACACTCTGCAGACTGGAAGGAAGATGGTTTGGGCAACATAATTCTAATTTTCCTGAGGTCAACACTCCTGATCTTCACCACATTCTGAAATATTAGCTTacactttttcattttatactGCAGAGACAAACTTGGTTAAGGGAGGGACTTGAGGGGATGGTGTGATACTTCTCCAATCTAATTACTTGTAAATCCACACAGGATTATGCTACCGACTGTGGCAGCATCTGCATTGCCATAAGGAGATTTCTGCCAAGAGTTAGGGAGGAAATGTTCTGTTTATACTCCTCAGAGAGCAACGTTACGACCTCACAGGTCCTCACAACCACACAGCAGTACAGTGCACACCTGACCTGAGCATTAACCCTTACAGCTTTCTTATAATACCAAACTTATGGGCAGACCATAACTGCGGGTCTGACAGATTTACACTGATTCTGTTCTTGCCTTGCTTAGCAAACTTAAAACCCTGGAGGTATCAGAAATTCGTAAACTGGAATAAGAGACTAAAGCCTTGCCCCTGTAAATTTTGATGTTGAATATTGAGCACATTATCTACCCTTTTGAAGAtaactgcttttgttttataaacATAAATAGCAGGGTCTGAGCTCATCAGAGAATACAAAAGCAGAGCAATATGTCTACAACTATTTCTGCTCTATAAAGAGGTGCAGTTCTAATACTGTCtcaatttaaataaaagctgTAATATTGTTTTTATGATGTGATATGTAGTTTTGGTACAAGAgtgaaatattctgtatttcatctttttaaaagcttttaaaaaacagtgtAACCTTGTAAActgtaaatgtatttaaatgcaTATATTTTGCAAGAAATCTACCAAAGTCGGCTTGTTATGTGGTTTGGTGCCTTTATTTGTTTCATGACTGCTTTATTTCAAATTGTAACATCCAAGTGTATTTGTCACTCACCCTGACTCAGCTCTTTGGTGTCTAGCAAATGAGTCCACAGATATTAGCCCAAATTCTGGACCTCACTCTTTTTTGTCTCAAGTTAAAGAATTAAACCCCACTGACAAAAATGTCTGCATGTCTGTGAACAGTGGAGCCTTCAGAAGTGCTGCAGAATTTGGGGTCTGGCCAAAAGATGAAATCTTTCTGGACAATGCATCACTAGCATTTCAAATCAAAACTGGTGTCtttggagagggagggaaaccCATGTCTTAGAAGGGAATTTTAACAAGCCAAATTTCTTGTATCAAGGCAGGGCTGGATTCTCTTATAaccaaaatctgaaaaaaattacagagacCTCTTGGAAGAAGCCCATGCTAACTGTGCATGTGCTGCTAACCACAGCATCATCCTACCAAAACTGTAACTTGTGGCTGAGATCAGTGGGGCAGCACCCAACAACACTAGCAGGAAGTGGGgcccattttaaaaaatatttttatatttaatctCATCCTTCGGTATCCTTAGTTGTTGCTGTGCTTTAAAAGATAACCTGAGAGAACGCTGTTACTGATGTCACTGGCTTCAGGATAAAAGTCTAAGCTGGTTTTTGCTATGATTTGTTTTCTAAGAACGAAGACCTAGTCCTGAACTTAAAACCTTGGAAGTGCTCAGGATCAGGCCTGAACCTCATCCCAATGAAAAGATAAATCTATAGCACTtgtttactatttttattttgtatttataatttctcataaaaataaaaacatgtaaaCCAATCCCTGAACAGGGTCCATGTGTTTTGTGAAAGCCACTGGATTGCTTGGGCTCAGGAAGGTGGGGTGTGATATTGGTGCCCAGAGAGAAATTACCTGGGCTACTTTTGGGGAGAAGAGCTGGGTCACCTctgggggagaaggaagggctgctcctgagcagagcaaagcagaacagagcagagcagggcagggcaggcagcatcCCAGCTCTCCACTGAAGCCTCAGACAAAAGAGAGCAAGTAGCAGCAGTTGGTCTTGTGATGTGAGCACATTAGGAAGCGGAGTGTGAGTCCCAGCTATTTTGGGAACAGCTCTAAGCATGAAGCTTTTAAGGCTTTCAATTTCTACACGTTTAAACTAAAAGGAACAAAATCCTGCTGCTTGGACCAGCCCCAACCTGACCTGATACCCTAATTCTTTCTGCcaaccatttctttttttttttcaaaagtgcaTTCAAGCTGggtaaaaacattttcacagaTGCAGCAGAACAGACCCtttaaaaatcccccaaaaccaATAAAGACTGGTAAAGTGAACTATACAGACTAATTGCTAGTGGAGAAATTCGCCTAAGTTACATAACTGCCAGGGAGGACATTCAGtattttgcagatttttaagCTTTGTTCTAACAAActgttgctttaaaaatgaagaaaaaaacatcttCAAAGCCTTCATTTTGCAGCATACTTGCCAGCTCGGTTGAGATTAACAAAAGCTCCTTGCCACCCTCCCATTGCTATGCACATGCTGAGCTGGAAAAAGGGTGTCTGTCGGCTTGGCCTTTGTCCTGCTAAACGAACCATTTCATAGTTATGAATTTGAAAGTAACCTGCAGTTCATACCCTGCAAATCTGGTTAGATCCTGTCTGTGCAAAGAAGGGAAATGCACcaggcagagggaaaaggaagcTCAATCAGTCACGTTTGCTGCAGGATGtttaaggaaatatttccttttcctgtacAAAGATGTTTGTTGAGCATCTGCTCTTTGAAACATACAAAACATTTTACTCTTGAAGTGAGAAAGCAGTGTAACTtcagatttttattaaaaatctaTTCTCTGATCAAATATTATGCAAGgaatttgttctttttccttggCCATCTTTCAAACCCCAAATGCAGGTCTCCTCCACCTCATCCATATATCTGTAATGCTAGAAGAGGGTCCTGCCTGGCAGGAGCCATATGCCACATGTAAGTGCCACATTCATGCATATATTGAACAATATTTTAATGCAGCATTCAGCATCAGATGGTAAGCACAAAACATCTCTTCTTGTGTGTGCaccaaagaagaaaatcatTAATTAAGTACATGTGTTTGAGGATTTGCTTTTATACATCTGCTTGGTAAGACATAACAAATATTCCTGCTGTATTAGATTAATAGGGTGAGAGCAGGTGAATTATCTTTTAAGGTCAAATactgcatttgttttatttgtagCCTGATTGTGATAAGAAAAATCATTCCAAAAACAAACCTTCAAGAGGTtcttatatttacattttagaTGTGACTGATTCtataatttttattctgatcagacctttgtgtctgtgtctgtgtgtctgctcCAGACTGTTCCTTGCTGACTCTGCAATAAGCTCTCTGTCTAGAAACCCCCTTCTTCTACCTATTGCAATCCTCAGCTAGAGGAAAAGGAGATCTTCAACCACTGCATCATTGACAAAACCTCCCATAGCAACTGTGAAGGCTTTACAGTTGCTTGGATACACAAGACTTGCCTCACCTTTTTCTTAAACACAGATTGAGACATCATGAATCAATTTAGCAGCGTCCCTTGTCTGTGGCATTTGTGGATTTTGTTTACAACACTGAGctttcccctccttccaaaGCTCACCATGTGGATTCAACCCAAAACGGGACAGAGAAAGGTAAGGAGTAGCAGGACTCAGCATGGAAACACAAGTGTTGTGCTGAAGGACCTGCCCAGGGCTCACACCAATCTTCTCATCGTGCCTGAGCCCAGCTGCACCCTGGCCGCTCCTGTACTGCCCTGAGAGCTTTGCCTCTGAAACTGGCCCCTATGGTTTGGGTTGCTGGTATCCAGATAAGCTCAGGATAATGGGGGATCAAATCATACAAACCTCAAATGTGTAAATACTCATCAGCATCAGAGTCTGTTTTAAAAGTGATACAGGAAAATGAATGTATGAATGAGTCTGGATGTCAACCATCCTGACAAGAATTAACTGGTGCATTAACTGAACTACTGGCTTTAGGTTTTGGATTTGAGAACAATAGAATCAGACAGCATGAGGTACTGTACATACAGCACTGATTAAAGCAAAAGAAGAATTAGCCTTGAGACTACTATCCAGCTGTTTTGGTCTCAGgctacaaaaggaaaaagaaaggaaaacacacctTACCCCACAAGCCCCAGCCTTTTGAACAAGGCACCCAAATCTCATTACATTAAGAGTGGAGAGTAAATGACAAGACCACCTCTGATACCCAGTACAGAAGGATTTTGAGCATCTAGAAAACCAGGCAGAAAATAAAGTGAGCTGCATCTTTTACTCTGATCCTCCTTAGAGCATCCTGAACGGCAAAAGGCCCTCACATTGACTaaagccctggcagcagctggcagggtaTTCACAGCAGGTACAAAGTGTTCCTGAAGCCCAGCTGACACGTCATCCACACAAGTTACTCCTTTTGGAAAAAACAGCCTTAGTTTAGGCCTGATGAAGTGACTCAGTGCTATTATCTACAGCAATAGCAGTGGATCCATTCCTTACTGCACCTCAGCTCCAAACCCAGGGATGTTCCCTTCGGGTGCATCCTCCAGGCTGCACCAGCCAGGCAGAGGGTTTGCATGGCCCAGGGAGGTGCTCTGGTGtacacaaacaaaacagatgAGATGAAGCCTGTTCATGTTTATTTACAGTGGAGAACAAaagtaaatgtttaaaatagCTGATTTTTCCAGGCAAACAACAGATAACCCTCCCAGGATGACTGATCCAGTGAGCAAGCTATGAACTCTGTGCCAGTTGTGTCATCCTGTGCATCTCATTGCTGGCTACATCCTGCAAGGAGGTAAATTACACATGTGCACATTTTAGGTCTTTAGCACCAGCTGTGCCATCTGTGCAACATTTTTGGGTCTTTTAAGATAAGCAGAAAAATTTTATGGGTTGAACAAATGCACTAAAAGCTAGGAGATGCACAAAACCAGATGCCACAACAACAGTTTTAATCTGGTAGCAAAAATAGTCTGCAATGGTAAATGCATGTTGGGTTTCAGCTGTGTATGTTCCTAAGGTTCCAACGAAGCAGGTTAGAGCTGTGAGTGACATTCCTCTTGATCCCATGCCAGGTACTCTGACAATTAATCTAACCATATGTGGGTGTCTCTGGGCTCTGTTCCCACTCTCAAACACATTCTGAGCTGAATTGATTCCCTTCTGTTACACTCACACCTAACTCATTAGCATTAACTGTGTTTGTTCTCAGAACACTTCCACAGAAGGTTAAACCTTAAGAGAATTTAGGCTTGGGCACAAAGGATcactcaggaaagaaaaataggcACTGCTTCACAAGAACACATGTGAAATCTCAAAACTGTAGGATTCAGTTTCAATATACCTTCACATGTTTGAAGGATTGGGACAGAAACCAACAATCACCAATTCTTATCAGCTCTAAAAAGTGCCTAACACGGCAGAATTCTCGCACTATGTATATTTTTAGATTACTCTTCCAGTTATAATGTTCTGTCCTTACTGTATATCTTTTGTTAGAATTAGGAtatctgctgcagcagcctggataACCTTTAGCCTGAGCTACAAAACCTTTAACAGTTTCCAATTATAACAGCAATCTTTCATTCTATAATACAAATAAACCCAAGTGTTATCTCGACACAGAAGACTCACATGAATACCCAATGACTACAGAATGAtttcaccatttttttcctctataatttcCTGCTATTATTTCATTGGAAGTGACTGCCAAGATCCAAGCAACATAATACATTTCACTGTTTACATCtactttatttttgttataCTGTTGACATTTCAAAATGTTGACATGCAAGGCAAGTTTTCAAAATTTATCATCTACTTGAATTCCATTATGCTCTTGaatcctaaattatttttaggctgttccattttcttctgattttcttgTCTTGACCAGTTGAGACTATCTATGCACCCAAATACCTGTCAAATTTATAAAGTCTTAACTCCCACAGCTTGTGCCATGGAAGAAGAATCTCAGTTTGTCAGAAAGGTATATGACACATTAATGTCCCTTTTCATGCATATGGAACTAGTTTCCCCATAAATATAATCTTTGTCTACTTTGTAACAATGTGTATTGGGCTGCAGTTTGGAGAAGGAGAGAGTTCCATTGGGTGGGAATTCCATCAGGAAGAAACTAAACAAAGACATCATTAAAGCAGTTATTCTGCAACTATAGATAGTGGATATTCCCAGAAGCCAATATCATACTGAGACTCTCGGGGTAAAATGCTGTTGTTTGGATAATATTAAAAGTAACTTCTTGTCTACCTGAGGTTATTAATGACCACAACTATTTAAGACATCCATATCATCATTATAGTGTCCCTCCTAAAAGGAAAGCTGTTATCCATGGCATCCTGCCCAGATTCCTGCAGAGATGATTACATTCTTCAGGACCTGCACTTTTAGTTCAGTACAGCAGTCCTGACTGCATACCTGGATGCTGTATGGGCTCATTTCACACTCTGAGGCTGATCATTGGTGGTGGGAAGAacaatccctttttttcctgcctctctcacagggttggagatttttttggtttttttttgctttctggcAAGATGCACCCACAGCCTTGCAGAAATGGCCTCTGGCAGGGTGCAGTGCGAGTATTGAACTGCACTGGTGTATAGAAAACAAGTCCACTTCAAAGACAGGGTGGGAGAGGGTGTTAATTGTAAGACCaagttttttcccccttaacAGAGTTAATGAAATCTGAGTCACGTCACAATAAGAAATTGagaatttcagttttaagaATTCAGATTGTGAAGGAAAGGGCAAACTGCAATCTTTCTCCTGAACCAAAATATCTTAGGTCTGTCCTGGCCTTCTAACAcgggcaggcaggagctcttAAACTGCTGTGAAACTTCACTTTGTGACCTTGCAAGGAAGTCTGAATCAAACAGATGGGTCTTAactcagaggaagaaaaaggaaagacatAATGTTAGTGCTTTGAAATGAACAAAGTGGGGTAAGATCCCACACTGCTGTAGGCACCAAACTGAGTGTCTGAGGTGACAGTGAAAGCACTGACACTGCACACTGATAAACATTAACAGGAATGAGAGcctggaaatggaaatgaacATATCCAGGGCAGAAGCAAAAACTAAAGAGCTCCATTAacttaaaatgtaaatgtagaacTACAATTAACTTTGTTTCAGATTGTACTCAAGTTGAAAGTACAAtaggaaaggatttttttaacagaCTAGAAAATAGTACACGTAACACGTGTGTAGGTAAGATGGTGAATGCCCTGGACAGTGAGAGGGTTTTTAATTGATCTTAGCAATGTACAAGTTTTTTTGttctaaaaacaaaaggagagaaCTAATATGAGTGATTTGACACTGGATAAAAACCAGCACAAGAGACTAAATATAAAGGCATGAGATGAGACTAGATACTGCTTAGCTAATACCTAATTAATCTGTCACAATAATGTCCTTTTGGGTCTCCCTGTGCATTTGCATGAGGCACTCTCTAACATCCATCCTGACGAAAGAAGAAAGTGAGGCAAAGAGAAATACAAAggttaataaaagaaaaggccACAAAAATGTGctgaataacaaaaaaatgagGGGTCATCACATTTCTTTCCTAAGAGCTGTAatcagggaggaggagggataGCAGTGATCCTTGAATAGTTTCTGCCAAGTCAGTGCAGTACTCTTGGAGCCATACACTGCGTTTGTATCTGTGAAAGGCTCAGGGAAGATACCCTTTCTGAAAGGAATCCTTTACTGGTTATTTGGAGATAATGGGACAGATGAGTAAGCAGATATATACATACACGGAGACTTGTCAGAGTGTGGTATTGGTCCAGAACACAAACAATATCTACATTTACTGGCAAAAACTCCCCATGAGAATTGAGATAGCTGAGAGTTTATTAGATGAGTTACAATAAAAAGAAGACAAGTTAGTAAGACAACAATGCTGGCTTTAGCTTCTAACCATTCCAAAAAGGTGTATCTCTTCCAAACAGAGCTTGTTGGCTCCTATCACCTATTTGTGGAATGAGATGAAGGTTTTCAGACCGGGTAGATGACCCCTGTGCAGTTGTGCTGCATTTCATTCTCTCCTTTGTTGCACAGACAGTTTAGTGGGACACACTCCTGTATCCTATTCCCTTTCCCTTGTTATTCACAGCAGAACCTTTCACTTAGCATTTCTAATAGCGCCATGTAGCGCTGTCGCTTCAGGAAATGCCTGCTGTATTCACTGCTAAATCAAGCAGGAGTCGTGCTGGCAATTCAAGGAACACCtcatcagagggaaaaaagcaattGCTGCTGAGCTattgttttccatttcatttcacaCACTCAAAGAGCTCTGGTGACCACCCAGTGGGTGCCCTGAAACACAGATTCCAAGACACCTTCCTGAGCTAGAAAGGCAAACCGGATTTACTGCTACCCTCTATTGTTACTCagtctctcttttcctcttagttctttattttctatttttgtacTTCACCCTGTCATTTTCAGTCCTTTTCACGTCCCTTTCTCAGTTTTGTATGCAACAGTTGGAAAGCTCTGTCCCTTTGACACAGTGCTCAGGGACTTTCCTAAGGGGATATTCTACAACAGGAGCCAGCAATTCAATATGAGTCAGAAAAAAAGAGTCAGAATTCAGTGGCTTTTGCAAGGAAAAAGTCTCATTAAAAGGATATGTTCATTAAgttattgttttaattattcTATCCTTAACAGTGATATCAGCTAATCTACTTACATGGCGACACAGCAAGTGGAACCAGCTGAAACAACAATACTCTTCCCCTTCTTCATGAAACAGCACACACTGGATTTGCAAAGCAGGTAAGCAAATCCAACACCCATGTATGCTGTTTTTGTGGGTGTGAACAAACTGCAGCCCAATAACAGGATAAAGAAACCTAAACACTGGAGGGAGATTCAGTCCTGTGGTAAAAGAATGGGAGGCAGTTTTGCTTAACATCAGAGGCAGATAAATCTCACAAGGAGAGAaaacaggcaggcagagagggaaaaaactGTAGGGTGGTTTGGCTTTTCCTCAGAATGTTTTAGGGGGACAGTATTTCCCTCCCTAGAGCAGACATGTCTGGGAAATTCCACAAGTGCTTTACAATATGTGCATACAGGTCTTTAAAGGACTGTgcataatttttcaaaatgtagCTTTTACACAGTCCAGAAATGGTGCTGTTCTGATAGCACACACTTGCAGAGCCATTAACCCTGGAGGGTAATGCATTATACTGACAAGAGCTATAAATATTGAGGAGCATACCAGGActcacatttttaaagtagaaaatgttttcagccACAAAGATTTTGGCAAGTAAGAAAGTAAAGCTTGACAGACAATATCTTAAATATTGACAGACAATATCTTAAACTTCCCAAGGAAAATACCACAATCAGTGGTAATCTGGTCTGGTACTAGATAGTTACCTGACCTCTCAATTATAGACAAAATTGGATTTCTAGAAATCTGGATATTGATTTAACCTAGTAAGCAATGACTGTGTAATTGAGACAAACATGGACAGTGTAAATTAAACACTAAACAAGCCCAGACTCTGTTTAGAAAGCAATTATTTGAGCAGTGAGGCACATACTAAATGGGACCATGAAACACCACAGTTCTCAGCTAGACGATCAGGTTGCAGAATTATATTACAGTTAGTAATTAGTTCTGCAGCTGTTGAGATCTTGTTTCCATTGTAGGGCAACAACTTTTCAAATTTGAGATCCTGTAAAAAAAGCTCCCAAGACAGTCTGCCCCCGCATGGGTAATTAGCTGGACATAGCCAAAGACTCTCTTGAGTTTCTTTGAACTTGGCAGTTACCACTGGAAAAGCCCTGAACTGTTTGGAGAGcatctcttttttaattttaattttaatttattgattTGAACAGCTTCCATATGATGTAACAAAGCCATTTCCAGTTAAGAGACCTCCCTGAAggaagcacagcagcctcaggaaaaaaattgcagtgctaattttttaaagattaatgTCATCCTGTACAATAGGGAGGGGACATTTTGGTCAGTGCATGGTCTCAGAGGAGGAACTTAGCCAGGGCCCAAGAAGGTAATCTCAGACCTCAGAGCATGCTTGATCCAGGGCATGCTGTATTCTGCTATTTGAGTCCTGGATTACTACACTGACCACACCAGTGTTTAAAGAAAACACCACTCTACGTGCCCCTTCCTTCTAGACTACTGATCCAGTTAGACTTTCAGATCAGACAATAGATC
The sequence above is a segment of the Prinia subflava isolate CZ2003 ecotype Zambia chromosome 19, Cam_Psub_1.2, whole genome shotgun sequence genome. Coding sequences within it:
- the CLDN5 gene encoding claudin-5, whose protein sequence is MTSAAVEVLGLGLGILGWVGVILACGLPMWQVSAFIEANIVVAQTTWEGLWMKCVVQSTGQMQCKVYDSILALTPEVQAGRALTVIVALLGLVALMVTVVGSQCTNCIRPGKMKSRIVIVGGAIYILCGVLVLIPLCWFANIIISDFYDPTVPSSWKREMGASLYIGWAATALLLFGGCLISCCSCSQRDETSFPVKYSAPRRPTSNGEYDKKNYV